The following proteins are co-located in the Spirosoma montaniterrae genome:
- the purB gene encoding adenylosuccinate lyase, which produces MNLSALTAISPVDGRYRRQVEALAPYFSEFGLIRYRVRIEIEYFIALCEWPVPQLAGVESARFPALRALYGQFSEADALRIKEIEKTTNHDVKAVEYFIKEKLNGSPVEPFLEFIHFGLTSQDVNNTAIPLSLREAMDVEIVPLYRQVQVRLQQLAEQWANVSMLARTHGQPASPTRLGKEIQVFVERIEKQLLLLDAVPTAAKFGGATGNFNAHAVAYPNEDWKKFGDNFVQRLGMVRSQFTTQIEHYDMLAATLDAFKRLNTILIDFDRDVWTYVSMNYFKQKLKAGEVGSSAMPHKVNPIDFENSEGNLGIANALFEHLSAKLPISRLQRDLTDSTVLRSLGVPFAHSVIALKSLLKGIDKLELNEAAIRADLEDNWAVVAEGIQTILRREGYPQPYEALKALTRTNEKITEQTIQTFIDGLDVSDSVKQELRAITPFSYTGV; this is translated from the coding sequence ATGAATTTGTCTGCTCTTACGGCCATTTCGCCCGTCGATGGCCGCTATCGTCGTCAGGTTGAGGCATTGGCTCCCTACTTTTCCGAATTCGGCCTGATTCGCTACCGGGTTCGTATCGAAATCGAGTATTTCATCGCGCTCTGCGAGTGGCCCGTACCACAATTGGCGGGCGTTGAGTCGGCGCGGTTTCCGGCTTTGCGGGCATTGTACGGGCAATTCTCTGAAGCCGACGCGCTGCGGATCAAAGAAATCGAGAAAACGACCAATCACGACGTTAAGGCCGTTGAGTATTTTATCAAAGAAAAGCTGAACGGATCGCCGGTTGAGCCATTTCTGGAGTTTATTCATTTCGGCCTAACATCGCAGGATGTCAACAACACGGCCATTCCGTTGTCTCTGCGCGAAGCGATGGACGTTGAAATTGTGCCATTGTACCGGCAGGTGCAGGTGCGTTTGCAACAACTGGCCGAACAGTGGGCAAACGTATCTATGCTGGCCCGGACACACGGCCAACCGGCATCGCCCACGCGCTTGGGCAAAGAGATTCAGGTGTTTGTAGAGCGTATCGAAAAGCAGCTATTGCTGTTAGACGCCGTGCCAACGGCAGCAAAATTTGGTGGGGCAACGGGCAATTTCAATGCCCACGCCGTGGCTTATCCGAACGAAGACTGGAAAAAATTTGGTGACAACTTCGTGCAACGTCTCGGCATGGTACGGAGTCAGTTCACCACCCAGATTGAGCATTATGACATGCTGGCAGCCACGCTCGACGCCTTCAAACGGCTAAACACCATTCTGATTGACTTCGACCGCGACGTGTGGACGTATGTGTCGATGAATTATTTCAAGCAGAAACTGAAAGCGGGCGAAGTAGGTTCGTCGGCCATGCCGCACAAAGTGAACCCTATTGATTTCGAGAATTCGGAAGGTAACCTCGGCATTGCCAACGCGCTGTTCGAGCATTTATCAGCTAAACTACCTATTTCACGGCTCCAGCGCGACCTGACCGACTCAACCGTTTTACGCAGTCTCGGCGTACCGTTTGCGCATTCGGTTATTGCTCTGAAGTCGTTGCTGAAAGGCATAGATAAGCTTGAGCTGAACGAGGCCGCTATTCGTGCCGATCTCGAAGACAACTGGGCGGTTGTGGCCGAGGGAATCCAGACCATTCTCCGGCGCGAAGGCTATCCACAGCCTTACGAAGCCCTGAAAGCTTTGACCCGCACCAACGAAAAAATCACCGAGCAAACCATCCAAACCTTTATCGACGGGTTAGACGTGTCTGATTCGGTGAAGCAGGAATTGCGGGCCATTACGCCGTTTAGTTATACAGGTGTATGA
- the proC gene encoding pyrroline-5-carboxylate reductase, translated as MKIAIVGCGNMGMAFAKSFIQYNLVKTDDLLLIEKSTDRSESLRHEKAGVVVDTIGPRVSDVDLIILSVKPQDFKSVHDELRPVIRPYQLVLSIMAGIPIAQIQEKLGHPLVVRAMPNTPAMLGMGITGFTAAKEVDMASLRRVENLINATGRSIFLEDEAMLDAVTALSGSGPAYFYYVVKAMVEAGQQMGFDAGVSSLLVKQTMLGAYHLINNADKSLDDLIKAVASKGGTTEAALRTFESGGLSDTLIAGIKAAQTRATELSKG; from the coding sequence ATGAAAATTGCAATCGTTGGCTGTGGCAACATGGGCATGGCCTTTGCTAAGTCATTCATTCAGTACAACCTGGTCAAAACCGACGATCTGCTGCTGATTGAGAAAAGTACCGACCGTTCGGAGAGCCTCCGGCACGAAAAAGCGGGCGTTGTGGTCGATACCATCGGGCCGCGCGTGAGTGATGTCGATCTGATTATTCTGTCGGTAAAGCCACAGGATTTTAAAAGCGTACACGACGAACTGCGCCCTGTTATCAGACCCTATCAGTTGGTTTTGTCGATCATGGCGGGCATTCCTATCGCGCAGATTCAGGAGAAGCTCGGCCATCCGCTCGTGGTGCGGGCTATGCCCAACACCCCGGCTATGCTCGGCATGGGCATTACCGGCTTCACCGCAGCCAAAGAAGTTGACATGGCAAGCCTGCGCCGGGTCGAAAATCTGATTAATGCCACGGGCCGGTCGATTTTCTTAGAAGACGAGGCTATGCTCGACGCCGTAACGGCCCTAAGCGGCTCCGGCCCGGCTTATTTTTACTACGTCGTGAAAGCAATGGTCGAAGCCGGGCAACAGATGGGCTTCGACGCGGGCGTATCGTCCCTGTTGGTCAAGCAAACTATGCTCGGCGCGTATCACCTCATTAATAACGCCGATAAATCGCTGGACGATCTTATCAAGGCTGTGGCGTCAAAAGGTGGCACCACTGAGGCCGCCCTTCGCACGTTTGAGTCGGGTGGACTGTCGGATACGCTCATCGCCGGTATCAAAGCCGCCCAAACGCGGGCAACCGAGCTGTCGAAGGGGTGA